Proteins encoded together in one Prunus dulcis chromosome 3, ALMONDv2, whole genome shotgun sequence window:
- the LOC117620584 gene encoding secretory carrier-associated membrane protein 1 isoform X3, translating into MNRYDSNPFADDEVNPFASLKAKEKELHAKEAELKKKEQELKRREDAIARAGVVIEEKNWPPFFPIIHHDIANEIPIHLQRIQYVAFTTYLGLIVCLLWNILAVTVAWFKGEGPIIWLLAVIYFIASVPLSYFLWYRPLYRAMRTDSALSFAGFFLSYLLHIAFCVYAAIAPPIVFKGKSITGILPAIELLGYNAAVGILYFIGFGLFVCETVLSIWVIQQVYTYFRGSGKAEEVKREAARSTMMAAM; encoded by the exons ATGAATCGTTACGATTCTAACCCTTTCGCCGATGACGAGGTCAATCCATTTGCG aGTTTAAAAGCAAAGGAGAAGGAACTCCACGCAAAAGAGGCTGaattgaaaaagaaggaaCAG GAACTAAAGCGGCGGGAAGACGCCATAGCACGAG cTGGAGTTGTTATAGAGGAGAAAAACTGGCCTCCATTTTTCCCCATCATCCATCATGACATTGCAAACGAAATACCAATCCATCTACAGAGGATCCAGTATGTTGCGTTCACAACATATCTGG GTTTGATTGTGTGTCTTCTGTGGAATATTCTGGCAGTTACCGTAGCCTGGTTCAAAGGAGAAG GTCCAATAATTTGGCTTCTGGCTGTAATCTACTTCATAGCAAGTGTTCCGCTATCCTATTTCCTCTGGTATCGCCCGCTTTATCGTGCTATGAG GACTGATAGTGCTCTGAGTTTTGCTGGGTTTTTCTTGTCTTATCTG CTCCACATTGCATTTTGCGTCTATGCTGCAATTGCTCCTCCAATTGTCTTCAAAGGGAAATCTATCAC AGGTATTTTGCCTGCAATAGAACTGCTGGGTTACAATGCTGCGGTTGGG ATACTTTACTTCATTGGATTTGGGCTGTTCGTCTGTGAAACAGTTCTCAGCATCTGGGTTATTCAG CAAGTATACACGTATTTCAGAGGCAGTGGAAAGGCTGAAGAGGTGAAGCGTGAGGCAGCAAGAAGTACCATGATGGCAGCAATGTGA
- the LOC117620584 gene encoding secretory carrier-associated membrane protein 1 isoform X1, translating to MNRYDSNPFADDEVNPFANPGSVPPANSRLSPLPPEPYDRNATVDIPLDNSKSLKAKEKELHAKEAELKKKEQELKRREDAIARAGVVIEEKNWPPFFPIIHHDIANEIPIHLQRIQYVAFTTYLGLIVCLLWNILAVTVAWFKGEGPIIWLLAVIYFIASVPLSYFLWYRPLYRAMRTDSALSFAGFFLSYLLHIAFCVYAAIAPPIVFKGKSITGILPAIELLGYNAAVGILYFIGFGLFVCETVLSIWVIQQVYTYFRGSGKAEEVKREAARSTMMAAM from the exons ATGAATCGTTACGATTCTAACCCTTTCGCCGATGACGAGGTCAATCCATTTGCG AATCCTGGAAGTGTCCCCCCTGCAAACTCGAGGCTTTCACCTCTTCCTCCTGAACCCTATGATCGCAATGCAACAGTTGATATTCCTCTTGATAATTCAAAG aGTTTAAAAGCAAAGGAGAAGGAACTCCACGCAAAAGAGGCTGaattgaaaaagaaggaaCAG GAACTAAAGCGGCGGGAAGACGCCATAGCACGAG cTGGAGTTGTTATAGAGGAGAAAAACTGGCCTCCATTTTTCCCCATCATCCATCATGACATTGCAAACGAAATACCAATCCATCTACAGAGGATCCAGTATGTTGCGTTCACAACATATCTGG GTTTGATTGTGTGTCTTCTGTGGAATATTCTGGCAGTTACCGTAGCCTGGTTCAAAGGAGAAG GTCCAATAATTTGGCTTCTGGCTGTAATCTACTTCATAGCAAGTGTTCCGCTATCCTATTTCCTCTGGTATCGCCCGCTTTATCGTGCTATGAG GACTGATAGTGCTCTGAGTTTTGCTGGGTTTTTCTTGTCTTATCTG CTCCACATTGCATTTTGCGTCTATGCTGCAATTGCTCCTCCAATTGTCTTCAAAGGGAAATCTATCAC AGGTATTTTGCCTGCAATAGAACTGCTGGGTTACAATGCTGCGGTTGGG ATACTTTACTTCATTGGATTTGGGCTGTTCGTCTGTGAAACAGTTCTCAGCATCTGGGTTATTCAG CAAGTATACACGTATTTCAGAGGCAGTGGAAAGGCTGAAGAGGTGAAGCGTGAGGCAGCAAGAAGTACCATGATGGCAGCAATGTGA
- the LOC117620584 gene encoding secretory carrier-associated membrane protein 1 isoform X2, with protein sequence MNRYDSNPFADDEVNPFANPGSVPPANSRLSPLPPEPYDRNATVDIPLDNSKSLKAKEKELHAKEAELKKKEQELKRREDAIARAGVVIEEKNWPPFFPIIHHDIANEIPIHLQRIQYVAFTTYLGLIVCLLWNILAVTVAWFKGEGPIIWLLAVIYFIASVPLSYFLWYRPLYRAMRTDSALSFAGFFLSYLLHIAFCVYAAIAPPIVFKGKSITGILPAIELLGYNAAVGTLFPHFRYFTSLDLGCSSVKQFSASGLFSKYTRISEAVERLKR encoded by the exons ATGAATCGTTACGATTCTAACCCTTTCGCCGATGACGAGGTCAATCCATTTGCG AATCCTGGAAGTGTCCCCCCTGCAAACTCGAGGCTTTCACCTCTTCCTCCTGAACCCTATGATCGCAATGCAACAGTTGATATTCCTCTTGATAATTCAAAG aGTTTAAAAGCAAAGGAGAAGGAACTCCACGCAAAAGAGGCTGaattgaaaaagaaggaaCAG GAACTAAAGCGGCGGGAAGACGCCATAGCACGAG cTGGAGTTGTTATAGAGGAGAAAAACTGGCCTCCATTTTTCCCCATCATCCATCATGACATTGCAAACGAAATACCAATCCATCTACAGAGGATCCAGTATGTTGCGTTCACAACATATCTGG GTTTGATTGTGTGTCTTCTGTGGAATATTCTGGCAGTTACCGTAGCCTGGTTCAAAGGAGAAG GTCCAATAATTTGGCTTCTGGCTGTAATCTACTTCATAGCAAGTGTTCCGCTATCCTATTTCCTCTGGTATCGCCCGCTTTATCGTGCTATGAG GACTGATAGTGCTCTGAGTTTTGCTGGGTTTTTCTTGTCTTATCTG CTCCACATTGCATTTTGCGTCTATGCTGCAATTGCTCCTCCAATTGTCTTCAAAGGGAAATCTATCAC AGGTATTTTGCCTGCAATAGAACTGCTGGGTTACAATGCTGCGGTTGGG ACTTTATTTCCTCATTTCAGATACTTTACTTCATTGGATTTGGGCTGTTCGTCTGTGAAACAGTTCTCAGCATCTGGGTTATTCAG CAAGTATACACGTATTTCAGAGGCAGTGGAAAGGCTGAAGAGGTGA
- the LOC117621344 gene encoding protein STRUBBELIG-RECEPTOR FAMILY 3-like isoform X1, translating to MGRKRSVLEYKNLKIHGQVSLGLILICLAQVSLGATSPTDVAAINNLHAALGTPVLPGWTSAGGDPCGETWQGVQCNDSVILGIVLNGANLGGQLGENLGMFASIQAIDLSNNHIGGSIPSNLPVSLRNFFLSANQFTGSIPDSLASLAELTDMSLNNNLLTGEIPDSFQSITGLINLDLSSNNLSGQLPPSLKSLVSLTTLHLQNNQLSGTLDVLQDLPLSDLNIENNLFAGPIPEKLLNIPNFRKDGNPFNSSIAPVPPPTSLSTPPPPPQSFWGPPTGKPPGRTPGRTPGKQADGPSSQDTSNSGKSKKFLTTKRVVGISIGGVLLLVILVLAILFFMPRRGRREEADRISKRHQIGAYIGDRENPPRDNGSLVQPTNLIQKVPKEAVVRPKEDNETETRRTWAIPKPNDEQDRNVQRTGTVTRQESDLSALDMYLTPPPPPPPPPPPPPPPPVEKVIVKPFVPTELPKLKPSTKNPNLAIFAKSFTIASLQQYTNSFSPDNLLGAGMLGSVYRAQLPNGKLLAVKKLDKRASSQQKDDEFLELVNNIDRIRHANVVELIGYCAEHGQRLLIYEYCSNGSLHDALHVDDEFKKKLPWNARIRMALGAARALEYLHEVCQPPIVHRNFKSANLLLDDDLSVRVSDCGLAPLISSGSVSQVSHISTFFFADGFVALGHSCWLISPSDLEACLCPDHSSVLLLFQKLSGHLLSAYGYGAPEFESGIYTHQSDVYSFGVVMLELLTGRKSHDSTRNRGEQFLVRWATTQLHDIDALSRMVDPSLNGQYPTKSLSHFADIISRCVQSEPEFRPLMSEVVQDLLDMIRREPHGSGSSED from the exons ATGGGTAGGAAGAGATCTGTGTTAGAGTACAAGAACTTGAAGATCCATGGACAGGTTTCATTGGGGTTGATATTGATCTGCTTGGCTCAAGTTTCTCTTGGAGCCACTAGTCCTACTGATG TTGCTGCAATTAACAACTTACATGCTGCACTTGGCACGCCTGTTCTTCCTGGGTGGACTTCAGCTGGAGGAGACCCATGTGGTGAAACATGGCAAGGCGTTCAGTGTAACGATTCTGTAATATTGGGAAT AGTTCTTAATGGCGCTAATTTGGGAGGACAACTGGGTGAAAACTTAGGAATGTTTGCTTCAATACAGGCAAT AGATCTAAGCAACAACCATATTGGGGGAAGCATTCCATCCAATTTACCTGTTAGCTTGAGAAACTT TTTTCTTTCAGCTAACCAATTCACTGGAAGCATCCCAGATTCTCTAGCTTCGTTGGCTGAACTCACAGACAT GTCTCTTAACAATAATCTTTTAACTGGAGAAATACCAGATTCCTTTCAGAGCATCACAGGGTTGATCAATTT AGATTTGTCCAGTAACAATTTGAGCGGGCAACTGCCACCCTCCCTAAAAAGCCTAGTATCTCTGACCACTCT ACATTTGCAGAACAATCAGCTGTCTGGAACCCTAGACGTTTTGCAGGATCTTCCCCTAAGTGACCT GAATATAGAGAATAACCTTTTCGCTGGACCCATACCTGAAAAGTTGCTGAATATCCCAAATTTCAG AAAAGATGGGAATCCATTCAATTCTTCTATTGCTCCAGTCCCTCCACCCACATCTCTGTCGACTCCACCCCCACCTCCACAGTCTTTTTGGGGACCACCTACTGGAAAACCACCTGGCAGAACACCTGGAAGAACACCTGGGAAACAGGCTGATGGACCATCTTCACAAGATACATCAAATTCtggaaaatcaaagaaatttttaaCTACTAAAAGAGTAGTTGGGATATCAATTGGTGGGGTCTTGCTTCTTGTTATTTTGGTACtagcaattttgttttttatgccaAGACGTGGCAGAAGAGAAGAGGCGGACAGAATTTCCAAGCGGCATCAAATAGGTGCATATATAGGTGACAGGGAGAACCCTCCCAGGGACAATGGCTCCTTGGTTCAACCAACCAATCTAATACAGAAAG TTCCGAAAGAGGCAGTTGTGAGGCCCAAAGAGGATAATGAAACAGAAACCAGAAGAACATGGGCAATTCCAAAGCCAAATGATGAGCAAGATAGAAATGTCCAAAGGACGGGCACAGTAACAAGGCAAGAGTCTGATTTGAGTGCACTTGATATGTATTTGacgcctcctcctcctcctcctccccctcctccccctcctccaccaccacctgtTGAGAAGGTCATTGTGAAGCCATTTGTGCCAACTGAACTGCCTAAACTGAAGCCTTCCACTAAAAATCCAAACCTTGCAATTTTTGCGAAGTCTTTTACCATTGCTTCCCTTCAGCAATATACAAACAGCTTTTCTCCTGATAATCTTCTAGGAGCAGGCATGCTGGGAAGTGTCTATAGGGCACAGCTTCCTAATGGAAAG CTACTTGCAgtcaagaaattggacaagaGAGCTTCCAGTCAGCAGAAGGATGATGAGTTTCTTGAACTGGTAAACAACATTGACAGAATCCGGCATGCTAATGTTGTTGAGCTCATTGGTTACTGTGCAGAGCATGGTCAAAGGCTTCTTATCTACGAGTACTGCAGTAATGGTTCACTGCATGATGCTCTGCACGTAGATGATGAATTTAAGAAGAAACTGCCATGGAATGCTCGTATTAGAATGGCACTTGGAGCTGCAAGAGCCTTAGA GTATTTACATGAGGTCTGTCAGCCACCTATTGTACACAGGAATTTCAAGTCTGCCAACCTTCTCCTTGATGATGACCTTTCCGTGCGCGTTTCTGACTGTGGCTTGGCTCCATTGATATCATCAGGTTCTGTAAGTCAGGTAAGTCATAtttctacatttttttttgcag ATGGTTTTGTAGCTTTAGGTCATTCATGTTGGTTGATTTCGCCTTCTGATCTTGAAGCTTGCTTATGTCCAGACCACTCTTCCGTATTACTTCTTTTTCAAAAG TTGTCAGGACATCTGCTATCGGCTTATGGTTACGGAGCTCCAGAATTCGAGTCAGGAATTTATACTCATCAGAGTGATGTTTACAGCTTTGGGGTGGTAATGCTGGAATTATTAACAGGCCGGAAGTCCCATGACAG CACAAGGAATCGAGGGGAGCAATTCCTTGTTAGATGGGCCACTACTCAGCTTCATGACATCGATGCATTATCAAGGATGGTCGATCCTTCTCTAAATGGACAATATCCTACGAAGTCTTTATCACACTTTGCAGACATTATATCTCGATGTGTTCAG TCGGAGCCAGAGTTCAGGCCACTGATGTCTGAAGTCGTGCAAGACCTATTAGACATGATACGGCGAGAGCCTCACGGCAGTGGATCAAGTGAAGATTGA
- the LOC117621344 gene encoding protein STRUBBELIG-RECEPTOR FAMILY 3-like isoform X2, with the protein MGRKRSVLEYKNLKIHGQVSLGLILICLAQVSLGATSPTDVAAINNLHAALGTPVLPGWTSAGGDPCGETWQGVQCNDSVILGIVLNGANLGGQLGENLGMFASIQAIDLSNNHIGGSIPSNLPVSLRNFFLSANQFTGSIPDSLASLAELTDMSLNNNLLTGEIPDSFQSITGLINLDLSSNNLSGQLPPSLKSLVSLTTLHLQNNQLSGTLDVLQDLPLSDLNIENNLFAGPIPEKLLNIPNFRKDGNPFNSSIAPVPPPTSLSTPPPPPQSFWGPPTGKPPGRTPGRTPGKQADGPSSQDTSNSGKSKKFLTTKRVVGISIGGVLLLVILVLAILFFMPRRGRREEADRISKRHQIGAYIGDRENPPRDNGSLVQPTNLIQKVPKEAVVRPKEDNETETRRTWAIPKPNDEQDRNVQRTGTVTRQESDLSALDMYLTPPPPPPPPPPPPPPPPVEKVIVKPFVPTELPKLKPSTKNPNLAIFAKSFTIASLQQYTNSFSPDNLLGAGMLGSVYRAQLPNGKLLAVKKLDKRASSQQKDDEFLELVNNIDRIRHANVVELIGYCAEHGQRLLIYEYCSNGSLHDALHVDDEFKKKLPWNARIRMALGAARALEYLHEVCQPPIVHRNFKSANLLLDDDLSVRVSDCGLAPLISSGSVSQLSGHLLSAYGYGAPEFESGIYTHQSDVYSFGVVMLELLTGRKSHDSTRNRGEQFLVRWATTQLHDIDALSRMVDPSLNGQYPTKSLSHFADIISRCVQSEPEFRPLMSEVVQDLLDMIRREPHGSGSSED; encoded by the exons ATGGGTAGGAAGAGATCTGTGTTAGAGTACAAGAACTTGAAGATCCATGGACAGGTTTCATTGGGGTTGATATTGATCTGCTTGGCTCAAGTTTCTCTTGGAGCCACTAGTCCTACTGATG TTGCTGCAATTAACAACTTACATGCTGCACTTGGCACGCCTGTTCTTCCTGGGTGGACTTCAGCTGGAGGAGACCCATGTGGTGAAACATGGCAAGGCGTTCAGTGTAACGATTCTGTAATATTGGGAAT AGTTCTTAATGGCGCTAATTTGGGAGGACAACTGGGTGAAAACTTAGGAATGTTTGCTTCAATACAGGCAAT AGATCTAAGCAACAACCATATTGGGGGAAGCATTCCATCCAATTTACCTGTTAGCTTGAGAAACTT TTTTCTTTCAGCTAACCAATTCACTGGAAGCATCCCAGATTCTCTAGCTTCGTTGGCTGAACTCACAGACAT GTCTCTTAACAATAATCTTTTAACTGGAGAAATACCAGATTCCTTTCAGAGCATCACAGGGTTGATCAATTT AGATTTGTCCAGTAACAATTTGAGCGGGCAACTGCCACCCTCCCTAAAAAGCCTAGTATCTCTGACCACTCT ACATTTGCAGAACAATCAGCTGTCTGGAACCCTAGACGTTTTGCAGGATCTTCCCCTAAGTGACCT GAATATAGAGAATAACCTTTTCGCTGGACCCATACCTGAAAAGTTGCTGAATATCCCAAATTTCAG AAAAGATGGGAATCCATTCAATTCTTCTATTGCTCCAGTCCCTCCACCCACATCTCTGTCGACTCCACCCCCACCTCCACAGTCTTTTTGGGGACCACCTACTGGAAAACCACCTGGCAGAACACCTGGAAGAACACCTGGGAAACAGGCTGATGGACCATCTTCACAAGATACATCAAATTCtggaaaatcaaagaaatttttaaCTACTAAAAGAGTAGTTGGGATATCAATTGGTGGGGTCTTGCTTCTTGTTATTTTGGTACtagcaattttgttttttatgccaAGACGTGGCAGAAGAGAAGAGGCGGACAGAATTTCCAAGCGGCATCAAATAGGTGCATATATAGGTGACAGGGAGAACCCTCCCAGGGACAATGGCTCCTTGGTTCAACCAACCAATCTAATACAGAAAG TTCCGAAAGAGGCAGTTGTGAGGCCCAAAGAGGATAATGAAACAGAAACCAGAAGAACATGGGCAATTCCAAAGCCAAATGATGAGCAAGATAGAAATGTCCAAAGGACGGGCACAGTAACAAGGCAAGAGTCTGATTTGAGTGCACTTGATATGTATTTGacgcctcctcctcctcctcctccccctcctccccctcctccaccaccacctgtTGAGAAGGTCATTGTGAAGCCATTTGTGCCAACTGAACTGCCTAAACTGAAGCCTTCCACTAAAAATCCAAACCTTGCAATTTTTGCGAAGTCTTTTACCATTGCTTCCCTTCAGCAATATACAAACAGCTTTTCTCCTGATAATCTTCTAGGAGCAGGCATGCTGGGAAGTGTCTATAGGGCACAGCTTCCTAATGGAAAG CTACTTGCAgtcaagaaattggacaagaGAGCTTCCAGTCAGCAGAAGGATGATGAGTTTCTTGAACTGGTAAACAACATTGACAGAATCCGGCATGCTAATGTTGTTGAGCTCATTGGTTACTGTGCAGAGCATGGTCAAAGGCTTCTTATCTACGAGTACTGCAGTAATGGTTCACTGCATGATGCTCTGCACGTAGATGATGAATTTAAGAAGAAACTGCCATGGAATGCTCGTATTAGAATGGCACTTGGAGCTGCAAGAGCCTTAGA GTATTTACATGAGGTCTGTCAGCCACCTATTGTACACAGGAATTTCAAGTCTGCCAACCTTCTCCTTGATGATGACCTTTCCGTGCGCGTTTCTGACTGTGGCTTGGCTCCATTGATATCATCAGGTTCTGTAAGTCAG TTGTCAGGACATCTGCTATCGGCTTATGGTTACGGAGCTCCAGAATTCGAGTCAGGAATTTATACTCATCAGAGTGATGTTTACAGCTTTGGGGTGGTAATGCTGGAATTATTAACAGGCCGGAAGTCCCATGACAG CACAAGGAATCGAGGGGAGCAATTCCTTGTTAGATGGGCCACTACTCAGCTTCATGACATCGATGCATTATCAAGGATGGTCGATCCTTCTCTAAATGGACAATATCCTACGAAGTCTTTATCACACTTTGCAGACATTATATCTCGATGTGTTCAG TCGGAGCCAGAGTTCAGGCCACTGATGTCTGAAGTCGTGCAAGACCTATTAGACATGATACGGCGAGAGCCTCACGGCAGTGGATCAAGTGAAGATTGA
- the LOC117621344 gene encoding protein STRUBBELIG-RECEPTOR FAMILY 3-like isoform X3 — MSLNNNLLTGEIPDSFQSITGLINLDLSSNNLSGQLPPSLKSLVSLTTLHLQNNQLSGTLDVLQDLPLSDLNIENNLFAGPIPEKLLNIPNFRKDGNPFNSSIAPVPPPTSLSTPPPPPQSFWGPPTGKPPGRTPGRTPGKQADGPSSQDTSNSGKSKKFLTTKRVVGISIGGVLLLVILVLAILFFMPRRGRREEADRISKRHQIGAYIGDRENPPRDNGSLVQPTNLIQKVPKEAVVRPKEDNETETRRTWAIPKPNDEQDRNVQRTGTVTRQESDLSALDMYLTPPPPPPPPPPPPPPPPVEKVIVKPFVPTELPKLKPSTKNPNLAIFAKSFTIASLQQYTNSFSPDNLLGAGMLGSVYRAQLPNGKLLAVKKLDKRASSQQKDDEFLELVNNIDRIRHANVVELIGYCAEHGQRLLIYEYCSNGSLHDALHVDDEFKKKLPWNARIRMALGAARALEYLHEVCQPPIVHRNFKSANLLLDDDLSVRVSDCGLAPLISSGSVSQVSHISTFFFADGFVALGHSCWLISPSDLEACLCPDHSSVLLLFQKLSGHLLSAYGYGAPEFESGIYTHQSDVYSFGVVMLELLTGRKSHDSTRNRGEQFLVRWATTQLHDIDALSRMVDPSLNGQYPTKSLSHFADIISRCVQSEPEFRPLMSEVVQDLLDMIRREPHGSGSSED; from the exons AT GTCTCTTAACAATAATCTTTTAACTGGAGAAATACCAGATTCCTTTCAGAGCATCACAGGGTTGATCAATTT AGATTTGTCCAGTAACAATTTGAGCGGGCAACTGCCACCCTCCCTAAAAAGCCTAGTATCTCTGACCACTCT ACATTTGCAGAACAATCAGCTGTCTGGAACCCTAGACGTTTTGCAGGATCTTCCCCTAAGTGACCT GAATATAGAGAATAACCTTTTCGCTGGACCCATACCTGAAAAGTTGCTGAATATCCCAAATTTCAG AAAAGATGGGAATCCATTCAATTCTTCTATTGCTCCAGTCCCTCCACCCACATCTCTGTCGACTCCACCCCCACCTCCACAGTCTTTTTGGGGACCACCTACTGGAAAACCACCTGGCAGAACACCTGGAAGAACACCTGGGAAACAGGCTGATGGACCATCTTCACAAGATACATCAAATTCtggaaaatcaaagaaatttttaaCTACTAAAAGAGTAGTTGGGATATCAATTGGTGGGGTCTTGCTTCTTGTTATTTTGGTACtagcaattttgttttttatgccaAGACGTGGCAGAAGAGAAGAGGCGGACAGAATTTCCAAGCGGCATCAAATAGGTGCATATATAGGTGACAGGGAGAACCCTCCCAGGGACAATGGCTCCTTGGTTCAACCAACCAATCTAATACAGAAAG TTCCGAAAGAGGCAGTTGTGAGGCCCAAAGAGGATAATGAAACAGAAACCAGAAGAACATGGGCAATTCCAAAGCCAAATGATGAGCAAGATAGAAATGTCCAAAGGACGGGCACAGTAACAAGGCAAGAGTCTGATTTGAGTGCACTTGATATGTATTTGacgcctcctcctcctcctcctccccctcctccccctcctccaccaccacctgtTGAGAAGGTCATTGTGAAGCCATTTGTGCCAACTGAACTGCCTAAACTGAAGCCTTCCACTAAAAATCCAAACCTTGCAATTTTTGCGAAGTCTTTTACCATTGCTTCCCTTCAGCAATATACAAACAGCTTTTCTCCTGATAATCTTCTAGGAGCAGGCATGCTGGGAAGTGTCTATAGGGCACAGCTTCCTAATGGAAAG CTACTTGCAgtcaagaaattggacaagaGAGCTTCCAGTCAGCAGAAGGATGATGAGTTTCTTGAACTGGTAAACAACATTGACAGAATCCGGCATGCTAATGTTGTTGAGCTCATTGGTTACTGTGCAGAGCATGGTCAAAGGCTTCTTATCTACGAGTACTGCAGTAATGGTTCACTGCATGATGCTCTGCACGTAGATGATGAATTTAAGAAGAAACTGCCATGGAATGCTCGTATTAGAATGGCACTTGGAGCTGCAAGAGCCTTAGA GTATTTACATGAGGTCTGTCAGCCACCTATTGTACACAGGAATTTCAAGTCTGCCAACCTTCTCCTTGATGATGACCTTTCCGTGCGCGTTTCTGACTGTGGCTTGGCTCCATTGATATCATCAGGTTCTGTAAGTCAGGTAAGTCATAtttctacatttttttttgcag ATGGTTTTGTAGCTTTAGGTCATTCATGTTGGTTGATTTCGCCTTCTGATCTTGAAGCTTGCTTATGTCCAGACCACTCTTCCGTATTACTTCTTTTTCAAAAG TTGTCAGGACATCTGCTATCGGCTTATGGTTACGGAGCTCCAGAATTCGAGTCAGGAATTTATACTCATCAGAGTGATGTTTACAGCTTTGGGGTGGTAATGCTGGAATTATTAACAGGCCGGAAGTCCCATGACAG CACAAGGAATCGAGGGGAGCAATTCCTTGTTAGATGGGCCACTACTCAGCTTCATGACATCGATGCATTATCAAGGATGGTCGATCCTTCTCTAAATGGACAATATCCTACGAAGTCTTTATCACACTTTGCAGACATTATATCTCGATGTGTTCAG TCGGAGCCAGAGTTCAGGCCACTGATGTCTGAAGTCGTGCAAGACCTATTAGACATGATACGGCGAGAGCCTCACGGCAGTGGATCAAGTGAAGATTGA